The Dyadobacter sp. 676 DNA window CACTTGCTCAGGAACTGATTGAACGCGTCTTTGTATTGATCGCTTACAGGGATCGAAATTGCACCTATTTGGATCGTATTGCGCGTTACGGCACTGATCTTGTCGAGATTAACAATGAACGAACGGTGTACCCGCATGAATTTCGAGGCTGGTAATTTCTCCTCCAGTGCTTTCAGGCTCGTGAGCGAGAGAACAGGCTTCGGATCCGATTTGAGATGGACCTTCACGTAATCTTTGAGTCCCTCCGTGTACAAAATGTCGTCGTAGGCGATGCGTACCAGCTGGTATTCCACTTTCAGGAACAGGTACTCATCTTTTGGTTCCGTAGAACCGACCGACGAGGCCTTTTGCACCAGCTCTACATAAGCCTGCGCCTTCGACGCGGCACGGAGGAACTCTTCATAGTTAAAGGGTTTCAGGAGATAGTCAATAGCGTCCACGCGAAAGCCATCGAGCGCGTATTGGTTAAATGCGGTTGTAAAAATGATCCTTGGCGCTTTGTTTCCCGCTTTTTCAAGCACTCTTGCGAGTTCGATACCCGTCAGGTCCGGCATTTGAATATCCAGAAAAATAACGTCGACGGGCCTGGTATTGATCACCTGCAACGCCTCCACGGCATTGGAATACCGTCCTGCAAGGTTCAGAAAAGGTGTTTTTTCAATAAATGCGCACACCAGCCCGAGGGCGAGCGGCTCGTCGTCTACGGCAATGCATTCCAATGTTATGCTCATGCCGTTTCCAGTTCAAGGTGCACTTCAAACTCCCTTTCCTCCTTGTTCTCCGTTACTTCCAGCTGGTATTTGCCGGGGTAAAGAAGATCGAGGCGACGCTGGGTGTTGGCCAGGCCGATGCCGTTGCTCTCGTCGAGAATGGCGCGCTTGTCGGTAAACAGGGTATTTTTCACTTCTACAAATATCTTGTGCCCTTCCTGGCGGATCTGGATGTCGATCCGGCTGGGCTGCACGGCGCTTACACCGTGTTTGAATGCGTTTTCGATAAAGGGCAGGAATAGCATTGGGGCAATGGAAACGTCGTGGAGCGGGTTAGGCGGGTCGAGGTGTACCGTAACCTTGTCGGTCAGGCGCAGTTGCATAAGCTGAATATAATCCTGTGCGAATGCGATTTCCTGGCTCAGCATCACCGTGCCGTGCTGCGTTTCGTACAGGACATAACGCATCATGCGGGAGAGCTTATGCAATGCCTCCCGCGCAGCCTCCACGTCGATCACAGTGAGTGCATAAATGTTATTTAGGGTATTGAAAAAGAAATGCGGGTTGATCTGCGCTTTCAGGAACGACAGTTCGGAGTTGATTTTCTCCTTTTCGAGGTTCTGGCGGTATTGTTTATCGAGTTGTGCAGTGCGCACGGCTGCCACACTGGTACTCAACCCGATGATCATCAGGGCGGTTAATAACGCGAAGTAATCCAGCCTGTCGTGGCGCTTCTTGTCGCCATTTGCTTCACGGGCGAGTTTGAAAGCCCGGTCCATCTGCTCGCCATGGTTGATCGCGATTTTCACCTGCTCGGTGATCACCGCCAGCATTACCACCGACACGATGTTGAAAAGAATAAATCGCGAATATCTGTTCCTGGCAAGGAAACGGGGGAACCAGTAATAATAATTGAGGTAAAATATGATAATGAGCAACGAAAACAGCACCGCCTGTTTGATCCAGAAACTCACGGGAAACTGGATTTGCCAGCTCAGCGGTTGCCACATTAAGAACAGGGCCAGAAAACTCCATCCCAACAAATGGAGGAATAACGGAGGATATTTCCGTGCAGCACGCGTATCCATTTAACAATTAGTTAGTTTCAATGTGCATTGAACGCATCACATCGCTGCAATCTTACGGGGAATTTGGCAAATCCCCTATTTCAATCGATCAAAGTACCCCGAATACCGACCGATACCGCGCTGCAATCTACCAACAAGCGACACGTGCCCCCGGTGTCAACTCCGGATACCCCGTGACTTTGCCGCGATCGAACGCCTGGCCTGTCATTTCCAGGAATATATCGTCCGAAAATGCCCTTTGATCGGTACATCTAACCTATCCATCTATTCCTTTTTTATCGCAAATAGTTAGGTTGTTATTTTGAAATTCGAATAGTACACTTTTAAAACCCAAACCATGAAACTTGTTTTACAACTAACATTCCTGGCTGTGTTTTCGGGGCTTACATCGGCTTTCGCCCAGTTTCCGGGCGGAGGAGGCGGTGGGGGCGGTTTTCGCGGCGGTGGTGGCGGAGATTTCCGTGGTGGCAACAGGCAGCAGCGACAGACGGTCATTCCGGGAACGGCAGAAGATACTCCTAAAGGTAACGGAAAAATCACCGGCGTGCTCGTGGATTCGACTTCCAAAAAACCGGTAGAATTTGCAGCATTATCTCTGGTCGATACCAAAACCAATAACCCTATCGACGGTACGACCACCGACGAGAAGGGGGAATTTACCCTGACGAAAGTCGCGTCGGGTAATTTCAAGATCCTGATTTCTTTTATTGGCTATAAAACCAAGACCATCGATAATGTCAAAATCGACCGCAGGACGGAGCTGAACCTGGGGACGGTCACACTCGTACCGGATGTGGTCCAGCTTAATGAAGTCGAGGTGGTAGGCATGGCGCAGATGGTAGAAGAGAAGGTCGACCGGCTCGTTTATAATGCCGAAAAAGACATTACCAGCAGAGGCGGTGACGCTTCGGACGTGATGAAGAAAGTGCCGATGCTGACCGTCGACCTCGATGGCAACGTTTCGCTTCGCGGTAGTTCCAATGTGCGCGTTCTGATTAACAATAAACCTTCGACTATCATTGCAACCAGTGTGGCCGACGCATTGAAGCAGATTCCCGCGGATATGATCAAGTCGGTGGAGGTGATCACCTCGCCGTCGGCGCGTTACGATGCGGAAGGTTCGGCGGGTATTATCAATATCATTACTAAAAAAAGCACTATCCAGGGCGGTACGCTCAATCTCGATACGGGTATCGGTAACCGTGGTTCCAACCTGGGTTTGCGGGGCAACTACCGTGTAGGCAAGATGGGTTTCAGTCTAGGCGGTTTCGGCCGGTTCAACTATAATATGCCGGGTAAATCGGAGAATTTGCAGGTGGGTAAGCTGAGTGATTTCTCGGTTCAGCAGAAAAGCGATTCCAAGAACAAAATGGCATTCGGTTCGTACAACTTCGGCTGGGACTGGGAAATCGACTCTAAAACGTCATTGTCGGCCGGCGTACGCTACGGAATGCGTAACAACAAAGCCGACCAGGAACTTTACACGTTTAATACCGTAAACGATACCACCCGGACCAGTTTCCGCGACGTGAGCAGCAAAGACCTTTCAGGTACGTGGGACGTGAATGTGGATTATATGAAGACGTTGGCTAAACCGGGCCAGGAACTGAGTATTTCGACGCAATACAGCCGGAATAACCGCACGAACGATTACGACGCCGATGTTTATGCTTTGAGCAATTCCCAACTGAAAGAACTACTCGGCGCGCTGGGCAACAACAATAGCAGCCATAACCAGGAGAGCACCGTACAGGTCGACTATCAAACGCCTATCAGGGACAACCAGATGCTGGAAATCGGTGGTAAGGGCATTTTCCGGCAGGTTGTGAGTAATTTTGATTATTACAGCGAGATCGGACAGGCACAACCAGCCAGCAATCTGAATTACGACCAGAATGTGGCGGCGGGATATTTGTCCTATACATTCACCACCAAGAGCCGATTTACCGTAAAAGCCGGCACGCGCTACGAGTATACGAGTATCGATGCCACGCAGGGAGAATCGGGAGATCTCAAATTGCCTGCATATGGCAACCTCGTGCCGAGCATTAACCTCTCGCAGACGTTCGGGAAGGGGCAAACCATTAAACTGGCCTACAACCGCCGTCTGCAGCGCCCGGGAATCCAGTTCCTGAACCCTAACCTGAATGCCGCCAACCCGCAAAACGTAACAGTGGGTAACCCGAACCTGAAACCGGAACTCACGGATCAGATCGAGTTGGGGACGAGTTTCTTCAAAAACACGATGTACATCAACGTGTCCACATTCGCCCGTTTCACCAATAGCTCCATTGAAAGCATCCGTACAACCAGCGCCGACGGGGTGATCACGACTACTTATGGCAACATCGGTTCAAAAAAGAACTATGGTGCCAACATTTTCGGAAACGTGACATTCTTTAAAAGATGGCAATTGGGCGGTGGATTTGACTTCTACTATGCCGATCTTTCCAATAACAGCCCCGATCCCGCATTGAAGAACTCGAATAGCGGCTTTGTTTTGAGCGGCCGTTTCCGCACGAGCCTCAACATCAAAGATGGCTGGGGCTTGCAGGCGGGTGGCTTCATGCGCGGCCGCGATGTGCAGTTGCAAGGTACGCAGGCAGGTTTCCGGATGTACGACTTCGGTATCCGCAAAGACTTCAAGAACAAACGCGGAAGCATTGGTTTTGGAATGGAAAACTTCCTCGCGCCGTCTTTCAAAATGAAGACCAGTCTGGAATCGAAGACATTTACACAAAACAATACCAATTATCTGTATAACCGCGGTTTCCGCGTAAATTTCTCTTATCGCTTCGGTAAGATGACTTTCGTGGAGCAAAAGCCACGCCGAAGAAAGTCGGTAAATAACGACGACCAGAAGAGCGACGGCGGCGGTATGGATGCCGGCGGAGGTGCGCAGGTGCCTGCTGTTACTCCAGCTATTACGCCGGCAGCGGGCGGACGCGACAACGGCGGGCAGGGTCGTTCGCAAGGTGTGCGACCGGCAGCTGCGGATAGTACCGCACGTCCGGCCCGCGTGGGAGGCTTCCCAGGCCAGCCCGGAACACGCCCCGATTCGACCATGAAGCGTGATTCAACGCAATTCAGGCCGGATTCTACCCGCATTCGTCCGGATAGCAGCACGGTGAAGCCCGACAGTACCGGCCGCCCGGCAGTTCCTGCGGATTCCACCGCATCTCCGGCGAAACCGGTTACCCCGGCTGACTCCACCCGAAAAAATTAGCAGAGAACATAAATTATAGAAGCCCGGTTAGCATCAACCGGGCTTCTTTTGTTTTTCCAGGATTTTATAGCGAAGCGTTCTGTTGCCTGATGTTAGCCAGAATGCGATCGGCTCCCGCTTCCAGCAGTTCTTCCGCCAATGCTGTTCCCAGTTCATGAGGAAATGCCGGCGCGCCGTTTCCCGTTTTTCGGATCAGTTCGGTGCCGTCGAGACTGATAATGCCGCCGGTCATGCGGATTTCGTCGTCGTGCAGCGTCGCCATACCGAAAACCGGAATACTGCAACCACCCTGAAGGCGTTTCAGGAATGCCCTTTCGGCCAGCAGGCAAATCTCGGTTGGTTCGTGGTTGAGCAATTCCCTGAGTTTGTTTTTCTTTTCGGAAGGAAGGGAAACCGCGCATTCGATGGCCACACTGCCTTGCCCCACAGCCGGAGTGAATTCGTCGAGTAGCAAATGTTCCGCAATTTTATCGTCGTACTCCATGCGGTGCACGCCCGCATATGCAAGCAGGAGCGCATCGCAATGGCCTTCTTCGAGTTTACGCAGGCGCGTCTGGAGGTTGCCTCGCATGTCCACGGTTTTGATATGCGGATAATAGTGCTTCAAAACCGCTACCCGGCGCGTGGACGACGTTCCTACGGTAAATGACTCGCCGCTCTTCAGCGATAAGCTGGTATCGTGGCTTACGAGCACATCGTTGGCATGTTCGCGCTCGGTGAACGCGATGATTTCAAATGCGTCGTCGAGCTGGGATTGCAGGTCTTTGGCGCTATGGACGGCAATATCGATATCGCCGCTCCGGAGCTGGTCTTCCAGCTCTTCGGTGAACACCCCCTTGCTTCCGATCTTGGACAGCGAGCGGTCGAGGATTTTGTCGCCCTTTGTTTCGATAATGACGATTTCCGTTTCAATCCCGCCTTGCTGCAAAAGCTCTTCGACGTAATACGCTTGCCAAAGCGCCAGCTTGCTTCCGCGGGTCCCTATTTTGATATGCATGATTATTTCTATAATGTAAGGCCGGATTTTGTTTTAATAGGCCTGTATTAAAATCACCGCCGGAATATGAAGTTTCTCATTCAGCCTGCGGATCGTACTTAAACTCAATTTTCGTTTGCCTGAAAGAATTTCAGACTTAGCGCGACCGGTAACCGAGAATAGAAAGCACCTCCGGCTTTTTGATCTATATTCAATACCCACAATCAGCCGGTAAAGGTTCCCGTGGATGTTGAACACCACCCGTTTCCGGCTGAGCACCGACGCATTTCGGGTATTGCTCTTTCATTTCACTCGGAGAATTCCATTCGGCGGATTCGGCCTCCTGGTCCCAGGTAAGCGGCGATTATTCCGCTTTGGGGTATGTCCATGAACGTCGATCGTTGCAGTAATTAAAGTGCTTCTTTTTCAGGCGGCGAAGTTACTGGTTTATGCCAAGACGAGCCAGCCCGATTTTGACAATTGTACTAATTATTTGAGACAGACATCTGATACAATGACTAAAAATTACCCGTAAATTAACCGATCAAACTCAGCACCATGGAAAATAAAGGCCTCATCTTCATTCCCGATATCAGCGGTTTTACGCAGTTTATGCATGAAATCGAAATTCAGCATGGCCGGCAGATTATCCAGGAGTTGCTGGAAACGCTCGTGAATGCGAACCAGATCGGCTTGGAGATTTCGGAAATAGAGGGAGATGCGATCCTTTTCTTCAAATTCGGACAAGCGCCGGAGCTGGAAACGCTGTACCGGCAGGTAGAGCGGATGTTTTGTGATTTTCACAAATACCTGATCGCCTACGATAACCGCCGGTTTTGTCAATGTAAATCCTGTATTTCGGCCGTAAATCTCACATTGAAAGTGGTGGCGCATTACGGCGAGTTTACGACCTATCAGGTCAAGAATTTTAGAAAACTGATTGGAAAAGACATTATCGTTGCGCATCAGTTGCTCAAAAACGATATCGAGCAGCACGAATACTGGCTGGTAACCCAAAACCTGTTGAATGGGCAGGCCCCCAACGGTTTTACGGATTGGATGCAATGGCACCCCGGCTCGAAAACGACGGAAAACGATCAGATCCCTTTTCAATACACCCAGATAGGCCCGTTGAAGAACAGCATTCCGCCCTATAAACCGCCATTGCTCGAACCGAAAGAAAAGGTCAAAATGGTGTCTGTTTCAAGGGAATATGACGTGGATATTAAAAAGGTATTCTTCACCTCGGGCCACCTCGAACTGCGGCCCCGCTGGCAGGACGGCGTGAAATCCATCGAAGAGCTGGACCACTTTCTCCCCGGTATCGGGTCGCGTCACAAGTGCGTACGCGAGGATTCGGAAACGATCATGTATGCCAGCGGATTCTCGTACGATCCCGAATCACGGGTCATTTTTAGCGAATCGGACGAGAAATTTACCGGCGTGTGCTATTTTGTGCTGGATAAGCTGGCCGAAAACCGGACACG harbors:
- a CDS encoding TonB-dependent receptor gives rise to the protein MKLVLQLTFLAVFSGLTSAFAQFPGGGGGGGGFRGGGGGDFRGGNRQQRQTVIPGTAEDTPKGNGKITGVLVDSTSKKPVEFAALSLVDTKTNNPIDGTTTDEKGEFTLTKVASGNFKILISFIGYKTKTIDNVKIDRRTELNLGTVTLVPDVVQLNEVEVVGMAQMVEEKVDRLVYNAEKDITSRGGDASDVMKKVPMLTVDLDGNVSLRGSSNVRVLINNKPSTIIATSVADALKQIPADMIKSVEVITSPSARYDAEGSAGIINIITKKSTIQGGTLNLDTGIGNRGSNLGLRGNYRVGKMGFSLGGFGRFNYNMPGKSENLQVGKLSDFSVQQKSDSKNKMAFGSYNFGWDWEIDSKTSLSAGVRYGMRNNKADQELYTFNTVNDTTRTSFRDVSSKDLSGTWDVNVDYMKTLAKPGQELSISTQYSRNNRTNDYDADVYALSNSQLKELLGALGNNNSSHNQESTVQVDYQTPIRDNQMLEIGGKGIFRQVVSNFDYYSEIGQAQPASNLNYDQNVAAGYLSYTFTTKSRFTVKAGTRYEYTSIDATQGESGDLKLPAYGNLVPSINLSQTFGKGQTIKLAYNRRLQRPGIQFLNPNLNAANPQNVTVGNPNLKPELTDQIELGTSFFKNTMYINVSTFARFTNSSIESIRTTSADGVITTTYGNIGSKKNYGANIFGNVTFFKRWQLGGGFDFYYADLSNNSPDPALKNSNSGFVLSGRFRTSLNIKDGWGLQAGGFMRGRDVQLQGTQAGFRMYDFGIRKDFKNKRGSIGFGMENFLAPSFKMKTSLESKTFTQNNTNYLYNRGFRVNFSYRFGKMTFVEQKPRRRKSVNNDDQKSDGGGMDAGGGAQVPAVTPAITPAAGGRDNGGQGRSQGVRPAAADSTARPARVGGFPGQPGTRPDSTMKRDSTQFRPDSTRIRPDSSTVKPDSTGRPAVPADSTASPAKPVTPADSTRKN
- a CDS encoding histidine kinase: MDTRAARKYPPLFLHLLGWSFLALFLMWQPLSWQIQFPVSFWIKQAVLFSLLIIIFYLNYYYWFPRFLARNRYSRFILFNIVSVVMLAVITEQVKIAINHGEQMDRAFKLAREANGDKKRHDRLDYFALLTALMIIGLSTSVAAVRTAQLDKQYRQNLEKEKINSELSFLKAQINPHFFFNTLNNIYALTVIDVEAAREALHKLSRMMRYVLYETQHGTVMLSQEIAFAQDYIQLMQLRLTDKVTVHLDPPNPLHDVSIAPMLFLPFIENAFKHGVSAVQPSRIDIQIRQEGHKIFVEVKNTLFTDKRAILDESNGIGLANTQRRLDLLYPGKYQLEVTENKEEREFEVHLELETA
- a CDS encoding LytTR family DNA-binding domain-containing protein, producing the protein MTLECIAVDDEPLALGLVCAFIEKTPFLNLAGRYSNAVEALQVINTRPVDVIFLDIQMPDLTGIELARVLEKAGNKAPRIIFTTAFNQYALDGFRVDAIDYLLKPFNYEEFLRAASKAQAYVELVQKASSVGSTEPKDEYLFLKVEYQLVRIAYDDILYTEGLKDYVKVHLKSDPKPVLSLTSLKALEEKLPASKFMRVHRSFIVNLDKISAVTRNTIQIGAISIPVSDQYKDAFNQFLSKWM
- the hemC gene encoding hydroxymethylbilane synthase, which codes for MHIKIGTRGSKLALWQAYYVEELLQQGGIETEIVIIETKGDKILDRSLSKIGSKGVFTEELEDQLRSGDIDIAVHSAKDLQSQLDDAFEIIAFTEREHANDVLVSHDTSLSLKSGESFTVGTSSTRRVAVLKHYYPHIKTVDMRGNLQTRLRKLEEGHCDALLLAYAGVHRMEYDDKIAEHLLLDEFTPAVGQGSVAIECAVSLPSEKKNKLRELLNHEPTEICLLAERAFLKRLQGGCSIPVFGMATLHDDEIRMTGGIISLDGTELIRKTGNGAPAFPHELGTALAEELLEAGADRILANIRQQNASL
- a CDS encoding type II toxin-antitoxin system HigB family toxin codes for the protein MLSRKRVVFNIHGNLYRLIVGIEYRSKSRRCFLFSVTGRAKSEILSGKRKLSLSTIRRLNEKLHIPAVILIQAY
- a CDS encoding DUF2652 domain-containing protein; its protein translation is MENKGLIFIPDISGFTQFMHEIEIQHGRQIIQELLETLVNANQIGLEISEIEGDAILFFKFGQAPELETLYRQVERMFCDFHKYLIAYDNRRFCQCKSCISAVNLTLKVVAHYGEFTTYQVKNFRKLIGKDIIVAHQLLKNDIEQHEYWLVTQNLLNGQAPNGFTDWMQWHPGSKTTENDQIPFQYTQIGPLKNSIPPYKPPLLEPKEKVKMVSVSREYDVDIKKVFFTSGHLELRPRWQDGVKSIEELDHFLPGIGSRHKCVREDSETIMYASGFSYDPESRVIFSESDEKFTGVCYFVLDKLAENRTRLSLEYYLKKDPLKQLSFRFFKKDKMEAEFGKSLANLEKLLPEITLPIDF